In [Clostridium] cellulosi, one genomic interval encodes:
- a CDS encoding putative membrane protein (Hypothetical protein), which yields MQKANAITNDPNTLWKFSEKLTDVCIVGALWFLCSLPIITVGASTTAMYTVFLRNIRNHEQKRYVKPFFASFKQSFRESTILWIIQLVATIVLGIDAYYYHLRGGLTSLVMKGVILCLLAVVSIIFCYAFPLTALYRNSVKETLIESGQHAFYSWPWSLLALAVLVAVLFLLIKGLWYMIVIAGGVVGIANSYIMDHALKREIPRGHGPAKF from the coding sequence ATGCAAAAGGCGAATGCAATAACCAACGATCCAAATACGCTGTGGAAATTCAGTGAGAAATTGACCGACGTTTGCATTGTCGGCGCACTATGGTTTTTATGCAGCCTTCCGATCATCACAGTTGGCGCTTCGACCACAGCGATGTATACAGTGTTTTTGCGCAATATCCGCAACCATGAACAAAAAAGGTATGTAAAACCGTTTTTTGCTTCCTTTAAGCAGAGTTTTCGAGAATCGACTATCCTCTGGATTATCCAGCTTGTAGCAACAATTGTTTTAGGAATTGATGCTTACTATTACCATCTCCGAGGTGGGCTAACCAGCCTTGTTATGAAAGGCGTTATTCTTTGCCTGTTGGCTGTTGTTAGCATAATTTTTTGTTATGCTTTTCCCCTTACGGCGCTGTACCGAAATTCGGTGAAAGAAACGCTTATTGAGTCTGGACAACATGCTTTTTACAGTTGGCCGTGGAGCCTTTTGGCACTGGCTGTGCTCGTTGCAGTCCTTTTTTTACTGATAAAGGGACTGTGGTATATGATAGTGATTGCGGGCGGAGTGGTCGGTATTGCCAACAGCTATATTATGGATCATGCGCTGAAACGTGAGATCCCACGGGGTCACGGGCCAGCCAAATTTTAA
- a CDS encoding hypothetical protein (Family membership), translating into MSSIIKNIVFDMGMVLLNFQPLEYCLKTLKDQQAAKAIYENLFCGDEWVQCDKGVMTEAECIASVQKRIPQYAQYVPQIMADWPASLSAMPGMEELVRKLKDKGYGLYLLSNTSHRFYEFSKHYPVFQYFDGMVISAAEKLLKPDPAIYKLLCSRFRLLPEECIFIDDVQANVEAAKNIGMAAHKFEGASELSTYFKNIGIL; encoded by the coding sequence TTGTCTTCTATAATTAAAAACATTGTTTTTGATATGGGAATGGTGCTTCTAAATTTTCAGCCGCTGGAATATTGCCTTAAAACACTGAAGGATCAACAGGCAGCCAAAGCTATCTATGAAAATCTGTTTTGCGGAGACGAATGGGTTCAGTGCGACAAGGGAGTCATGACGGAGGCAGAGTGCATTGCGTCAGTTCAGAAGCGCATCCCACAGTATGCCCAATATGTACCTCAAATTATGGCGGATTGGCCTGCCTCTTTGAGCGCGATGCCCGGTATGGAGGAGTTGGTCCGCAAGCTGAAAGACAAGGGCTATGGCCTTTATCTGCTGTCAAATACAAGCCATCGCTTTTATGAATTTTCAAAACATTATCCGGTTTTTCAGTATTTTGACGGGATGGTTATATCCGCTGCCGAAAAGCTATTGAAACCGGATCCGGCAATATACAAGCTTCTTTGTAGCCGCTTCCGCCTTTTGCCGGAAGAATGTATCTTTATTGATGATGTGCAGGCCAATGTGGAAGCAGCAAAAAATATCGGAATGGCTGCACATAAGTTCGAAGGAGCCTCTGAATTGAGCACTTACTTTAAGAACATTGGTATTTTATAG
- a CDS encoding beta-phosphoglucomutase (High confidence in function and specificity), with the protein MKAVIFDLDGVIVSTDELQYRAWKHMADREGIPFNWEINNRLRGISRRDSLEIILENSSKTYDEQQKMELITFKNDYYVKLLDGLTQDNILPNVMELLKKLKSDGVKIAVGSGSKNAKKILDKTGLSNVFDAIVDGTEIKHSKPDPEVFLLAAAKLHEKPENCIVVEDAKAGIQAAKMANMIAVGVSDARNSELADYKVDDILEVVDIVRELS; encoded by the coding sequence GTGAAAGCTGTAATTTTTGACCTTGATGGAGTAATCGTATCGACGGACGAGCTACAGTACCGTGCGTGGAAGCATATGGCAGATAGAGAAGGTATTCCTTTTAACTGGGAAATAAACAACCGCTTGCGGGGGATTTCGCGCCGGGATTCCCTTGAAATTATTCTTGAAAATTCGTCCAAAACATATGATGAGCAACAGAAGATGGAACTGATAACATTTAAAAATGACTATTATGTAAAACTGCTTGACGGCCTCACCCAAGACAATATTTTGCCCAATGTCATGGAGCTGCTGAAAAAGCTGAAAAGCGATGGGGTTAAGATAGCAGTTGGCAGCGGCAGCAAAAATGCGAAAAAAATTCTGGATAAAACCGGATTGAGCAATGTATTTGACGCAATTGTGGACGGAACAGAAATAAAACACTCAAAACCGGACCCTGAAGTCTTTCTTTTAGCAGCGGCAAAACTTCATGAAAAACCAGAAAACTGCATTGTTGTCGAAGATGCCAAGGCGGGGATTCAAGCTGCTAAAATGGCTAACATGATAGCGGTAGGCGTCAGTGACGCAAGGAATTCTGAGCTTGCGGATTACAAAGTGGATGATATTTTGGAAGTCGTAGATATTGTCAGGGAACTTTCCTGA
- the recG gene encoding ATP-dependent DNA helicase RecG (High confidence in function and specificity): MNIFDRDIQYLKGIGEKRAKLYKRLSINTVNDLIHYYPRSYLDFSSVKNISETIPGEVCCIKATITEPARVSMVRRGMTLYKFKAADKTAVCGITFFNNKYITDMLKEGHTYYFYGKIGGSLFRRELTSPEFLSSSEDNSMQPVYPLTSGLSSRSIAAEVKLALSLCEENITDPLPDSIRRKYSLCHITYALQNIHFPKDKAALETARRRLIFEELLTLSLGMALLRHRNQSYDADPCKPADMNIFYDKLPFEPTGAQKRAIEDGLRDMAAQTPMNRLIEGDVGSGKTVVAAALCFNAAQNSLQSALMAPTEILAQQHFLTLSRLLSPCGISVGLLTGSTPAGERKKILKMLKTRELDVIVGTHALISQNVEFQKLGLVITDEQHRFGVGQRAALASKGRDPHVLVMSATPIPRTLGLIIYGDLDISILDEMPRGRQKVLTYCIDSSKRKRAFNFIKKYLSQGKQAFIVCPLVDDSDTGAQGLAAATAYFEKIKNEDFHDFRVGLLHGKMKPAEKESVMRAFSEGSLDLLVSTTVIEVGVDVPNAVIMVIENAERFGLSQLHQLRGRVGRGDEQSYCILISDANGKQSAGRLRTMCETNDGFKIAEQDLKLRGPGDFFGKRQHGLPELKIADLTNDMQLLRMAKAAADSIISKDPMLKLPEHAGLRAQTEAMFSKEDIAFN, from the coding sequence TTGAACATCTTTGACCGTGACATTCAGTATCTAAAGGGTATAGGAGAAAAACGGGCCAAGCTATACAAGCGCCTCTCAATCAATACTGTTAATGACCTGATACATTACTATCCCCGTTCCTATCTCGATTTTTCGTCGGTAAAAAATATAAGTGAAACCATCCCCGGGGAAGTCTGCTGCATCAAGGCGACGATTACAGAACCCGCGAGGGTTAGTATGGTACGCCGCGGCATGACCTTATACAAATTCAAAGCGGCTGACAAAACTGCGGTCTGCGGCATCACCTTTTTCAACAATAAATATATCACCGATATGCTCAAAGAGGGGCACACATATTATTTTTATGGTAAAATCGGCGGCAGCCTCTTTCGGCGCGAGCTGACATCCCCTGAATTTTTGAGCAGCTCTGAAGATAACTCTATGCAGCCCGTTTATCCCCTTACTTCCGGGCTTTCCTCACGCAGCATTGCGGCAGAGGTAAAGCTTGCCCTGTCCCTTTGCGAGGAGAATATCACCGACCCTCTGCCGGACTCAATTCGGCGAAAATACAGCCTGTGTCACATCACTTATGCCCTACAGAACATCCATTTCCCGAAGGATAAGGCTGCGCTCGAAACTGCAAGGCGCCGTCTTATCTTTGAGGAATTGCTTACCTTGTCGCTCGGCATGGCTCTATTGCGTCACAGAAATCAGTCCTATGACGCCGACCCCTGTAAACCGGCGGATATGAATATCTTTTACGATAAGCTGCCCTTTGAACCGACCGGCGCTCAGAAGCGCGCCATTGAGGACGGATTAAGGGACATGGCAGCTCAAACCCCTATGAACCGGCTGATTGAAGGCGATGTCGGTTCAGGCAAAACTGTGGTCGCCGCCGCGCTTTGCTTTAACGCGGCTCAGAATTCACTCCAATCGGCGCTGATGGCACCGACGGAAATTCTCGCTCAGCAGCACTTTTTGACGCTGTCCAGACTGCTCTCTCCCTGCGGTATCTCGGTCGGGCTTCTGACAGGCTCAACGCCGGCAGGCGAGCGCAAAAAAATTCTTAAAATGCTCAAGACCCGCGAACTCGATGTAATCGTCGGAACCCACGCGCTAATTTCTCAAAATGTGGAGTTTCAAAAGCTCGGTCTTGTTATTACTGACGAACAGCACCGGTTCGGCGTCGGGCAGCGCGCCGCCCTCGCCTCAAAAGGGCGTGACCCCCATGTTCTCGTCATGTCGGCAACCCCAATTCCCCGCACTTTGGGACTTATTATATACGGCGACCTTGACATCTCGATACTGGACGAGATGCCCCGCGGGCGGCAGAAGGTTTTGACCTACTGCATCGACAGCTCTAAACGCAAGCGCGCCTTCAACTTTATAAAAAAGTATTTGTCCCAGGGCAAACAGGCCTTTATTGTCTGCCCGCTTGTTGACGACAGCGATACCGGCGCACAGGGGCTTGCTGCGGCGACAGCCTATTTTGAAAAAATCAAAAACGAAGATTTTCATGATTTCCGCGTCGGGCTTCTGCACGGCAAAATGAAGCCCGCTGAAAAAGAATCGGTTATGCGCGCTTTTTCAGAAGGCAGTCTCGACCTGCTGGTATCAACAACTGTAATCGAGGTCGGCGTGGACGTTCCCAATGCCGTCATTATGGTCATAGAAAACGCTGAACGGTTCGGGCTTTCACAGCTCCATCAATTGCGCGGGCGCGTCGGGCGCGGCGATGAGCAAAGCTACTGCATACTAATTTCTGACGCAAACGGCAAGCAGTCCGCCGGACGTCTTCGCACAATGTGTGAAACCAACGACGGTTTCAAGATAGCCGAACAGGATTTGAAATTGCGCGGCCCCGGTGACTTCTTTGGAAAGCGCCAGCATGGACTGCCCGAGCTTAAAATTGCCGATTTAACAAACGATATGCAGCTTTTAAGAATGGCAAAGGCCGCTGCCGACAGCATTATAAGCAAAGACCCGATGTTGAAACTGCCTGAACATGCGGGGCTTCGTGCGCAAACTGAAGCAATGTTCTCTAAAGAGGATATCGCGTTTAACTAA
- a CDS encoding hypothetical protein (Family membership): MKKEKSCGAIVIKKDADGYKTLLIKHNKGHWSFPKGHVENNETEEQTALREIKEETNLDVSLDTRFRRVSTYSPYEGAVKDVVFFIAEAKSGDIRPQIEEVSTCKWLDFDKAENLITFKNDKNIFREAKDFIAEHYQ, translated from the coding sequence ATGAAAAAAGAAAAATCATGCGGCGCTATTGTAATCAAAAAAGACGCCGATGGATATAAAACGCTTCTTATAAAACACAACAAAGGACATTGGTCTTTCCCGAAAGGGCACGTTGAAAACAATGAAACCGAAGAACAGACCGCCCTGCGGGAGATAAAAGAGGAAACCAACCTTGACGTCAGTCTCGACACGCGTTTCCGCCGCGTATCCACCTATTCGCCCTATGAAGGCGCTGTCAAGGACGTGGTATTCTTTATTGCGGAAGCAAAAAGCGGCGACATAAGGCCGCAGATTGAGGAAGTCAGTACCTGCAAATGGCTCGATTTTGACAAGGCTGAAAATTTGATAACCTTTAAAAATGACAAAAACATCTTTAGGGAAGCTAAAGATTTTATCGCGGAGCATTATCAATAA
- the yloV gene encoding putative protein YloV (High confidence in function and specificity) codes for MENLCVSGRQLKDMLLSAAHVLEARKQEINELNVFPVPDGDTGTNMSMTMNSVVRELSRLDSCTVSQVTEIAASSLLRGARGNSGVILSLLFRGIAKKLNGLDEATGADFAAALTAGVEAAYKAVMKPQEGTILTVAREAAEAGVAAANCEGENDFVSVMEAISKTASDTLARTPDMLPVLKKAGVVDSGGKGLVVIFDAMLRSLKEGGVIGESETEKVENAPAAVGTSDEEIHFTYCTEFIINKTGEPAKDPLALRAFLESIGDCVLVADDTSFIKVHCHTDNPGNAIQEALTYGYLTDIKIDNMRIQSEKKKNNAEPLQRVEPEKQYGFVAVASGEGLAQIFKELGADRVVEGGQTMNPSTDDILSNIEATPAETVIVLPNNKNIILAAEQAASLADRTVYVLHTKTLPQGMTALVNFDPDEDITTNMRNMEAAAEKVKTGLVTFAARDSDFDGNKISKNEILAIANGKILFTETDPVQAAARLILKLSDKSTSFVTIIFGADTTEEQAETIKALVSEKLGEQVEINIIDGGQPVYHFILSIE; via the coding sequence ATGGAAAATCTTTGTGTTTCCGGCCGTCAGTTAAAAGATATGCTTTTATCTGCTGCCCATGTGTTGGAGGCTCGCAAGCAGGAAATAAATGAGCTTAACGTATTCCCCGTTCCTGACGGTGATACCGGAACCAACATGTCAATGACAATGAATTCAGTTGTCCGTGAACTTTCACGGCTTGATTCATGCACAGTTTCACAGGTTACAGAAATTGCAGCGTCTTCCCTCCTAAGAGGGGCAAGAGGTAACTCCGGTGTAATACTGTCACTGCTTTTCCGCGGTATCGCGAAAAAACTTAACGGCTTAGATGAAGCGACTGGCGCGGATTTTGCCGCCGCCTTGACCGCTGGTGTCGAAGCCGCCTACAAGGCTGTTATGAAGCCGCAGGAAGGTACCATTCTCACAGTTGCGAGAGAGGCCGCCGAGGCCGGCGTGGCTGCCGCAAACTGTGAGGGTGAAAATGATTTTGTCTCTGTTATGGAGGCTATCAGCAAAACAGCGTCCGATACACTTGCAAGGACGCCAGATATGCTGCCTGTACTCAAAAAGGCAGGAGTCGTTGATTCCGGCGGAAAAGGCCTTGTCGTCATTTTCGACGCTATGCTGCGTTCGCTAAAAGAGGGCGGCGTTATCGGGGAAAGCGAAACAGAAAAGGTCGAAAATGCGCCTGCCGCAGTTGGAACCAGTGATGAGGAAATACATTTTACTTATTGCACCGAATTTATCATTAATAAAACCGGCGAGCCGGCAAAAGACCCGCTGGCACTCCGGGCGTTTCTTGAGTCGATAGGCGACTGCGTTCTCGTTGCCGATGACACAAGTTTTATAAAAGTCCATTGCCATACGGACAATCCCGGCAATGCGATTCAGGAAGCTTTGACATACGGGTACTTAACTGATATAAAAATCGACAACATGAGGATTCAGTCAGAAAAGAAGAAAAATAACGCGGAGCCGCTCCAGAGAGTCGAACCTGAAAAACAATATGGTTTTGTCGCTGTCGCGTCAGGTGAGGGACTCGCTCAAATATTCAAAGAGCTTGGAGCTGACCGCGTCGTTGAGGGCGGGCAGACAATGAACCCCAGCACCGACGACATCCTTTCTAATATAGAAGCAACGCCTGCCGAAACGGTTATCGTTTTGCCCAACAACAAAAACATTATTCTGGCGGCAGAACAGGCAGCGTCACTGGCAGACAGAACGGTTTACGTTCTCCATACAAAAACCCTTCCCCAGGGTATGACCGCTCTCGTCAATTTTGACCCGGATGAAGACATAACCACCAATATGCGCAACATGGAGGCTGCGGCCGAAAAAGTCAAGACAGGACTTGTTACCTTTGCGGCCCGTGACTCTGACTTCGACGGCAACAAGATAAGCAAAAATGAAATTCTCGCTATAGCAAACGGAAAGATATTGTTCACCGAAACGGATCCTGTTCAGGCAGCAGCAAGGCTTATCTTAAAGCTGTCGGATAAATCCACCTCGTTTGTGACAATTATCTTTGGCGCTGACACTACGGAAGAGCAGGCGGAAACTATAAAAGCTCTCGTAAGCGAAAAGCTCGGCGAGCAAGTTGAAATCAATATAATAGACGGCGGACAGCCTGTTTATCACTTTATTCTTTCAATAGAATAA
- a CDS encoding hypothetical protein (Family membership) has product MKSLICLENPNGYIEISHEYFSKLIGLAASSCYGVAGMAASNKVQGLTQRLTRDKLKRGVKVSSVGGKLFIDLHIIVTYGVNITVIVKSIIKKVRYTVEEATGLKVDCVNVFVDEMKPE; this is encoded by the coding sequence GTGAAGAGCTTGATTTGCCTGGAAAACCCTAATGGATATATAGAAATCAGCCATGAGTATTTTTCTAAACTGATAGGACTTGCCGCTTCATCGTGCTATGGCGTCGCAGGAATGGCTGCAAGCAACAAGGTACAGGGGCTTACACAGCGTTTGACACGCGATAAGCTCAAACGCGGTGTAAAGGTAAGTTCAGTCGGCGGAAAGCTCTTTATCGATCTTCATATAATCGTTACCTATGGCGTTAATATTACTGTAATTGTTAAAAGCATAATAAAAAAGGTCAGATACACGGTTGAAGAAGCAACCGGACTTAAGGTAGACTGCGTCAACGTATTCGTTGATGAAATGAAACCAGAATAA
- a CDS encoding hypothetical protein (Family membership) yields the protein MNRRLKPAAFLALALAITIIFTGCSSGKNNSSKASESSLSQTKKTGETLKTFSLPYTTTENFNPLSPASNANMVLWPLIYDCLCEPDTNFNPVMRLAESVNSSGTTATIKLKSGVQFTDGSPLTAADVVYTFNAVRSNANSPYYSRLANVSEVKGNGNTVTLTLITPDPLIANMLDIPIIKADSDKNGNAIGTGRYKYSKSGTNAVLTKNPKWYNGNSSKFNKISLVNIPYSDAIMTSLAIGEINFVYSDDGTNSAASVPNTDTSPVNLNQLIYVGINAGKPHLSNAHFRRALSFSISRELLVSQNYSNRAYPSAYPFNPKWSEISKIPQKLSSDFDAVAAEMQQAGNTSGITLTLLVNQENPVRNNVAKYLASCFNKTGINVTVKSVPYEEYESLIKSGNFDMYLGEVRLSNNMDISPLLAAGGTAAFSTVPNSSTLSAFNDWRNGYKDIAYVADTFEAEMPFIPLCYRTGLTSYTKGLTGVQSMDNDVFFNFEKWK from the coding sequence ATGAATAGAAGATTGAAGCCGGCCGCTTTCCTTGCACTGGCCTTGGCAATAACAATTATTTTTACAGGCTGCTCTTCAGGAAAAAACAATTCAAGCAAGGCATCAGAGTCCTCTTTAAGCCAGACAAAAAAAACAGGCGAAACGCTGAAAACGTTTTCATTACCCTATACGACAACGGAAAACTTTAATCCGCTGTCGCCTGCGTCTAATGCCAATATGGTTTTATGGCCGCTTATCTACGACTGCCTTTGCGAGCCAGACACAAACTTTAATCCGGTAATGCGCCTTGCCGAATCGGTCAACTCAAGCGGCACTACAGCCACCATAAAACTTAAAAGTGGTGTCCAATTCACCGACGGTTCGCCTCTTACCGCCGCCGATGTAGTATATACATTTAACGCCGTACGCTCAAACGCCAATTCACCTTATTATTCAAGGCTTGCCAATGTGTCTGAAGTCAAGGGAAACGGCAATACAGTGACCCTGACGCTTATAACCCCAGACCCGCTGATTGCCAATATGCTCGATATACCGATTATTAAGGCAGACAGCGATAAAAACGGCAACGCTATCGGCACAGGGCGGTATAAATATTCAAAAAGCGGCACAAACGCTGTGCTCACCAAAAACCCGAAATGGTATAACGGCAACTCATCCAAATTCAACAAGATTTCGCTTGTAAACATACCTTACAGCGATGCCATTATGACGAGTCTGGCTATTGGCGAAATTAATTTTGTTTATTCAGACGATGGCACCAACTCGGCAGCTTCGGTGCCCAATACCGACACTTCGCCCGTAAACCTAAACCAGCTCATTTATGTTGGAATCAATGCCGGAAAACCACATCTCAGCAATGCCCATTTCAGGCGTGCGCTTTCCTTCTCGATAAGCAGGGAGTTGCTGGTCTCACAGAACTACTCAAACCGCGCATATCCCAGTGCTTATCCATTTAATCCGAAGTGGTCCGAGATTTCAAAAATTCCTCAAAAGCTGTCGTCTGACTTTGATGCCGTTGCGGCTGAGATGCAGCAGGCAGGCAATACCTCTGGAATAACGCTGACCCTCCTCGTCAATCAGGAAAACCCTGTCCGAAACAATGTCGCTAAATATCTCGCTTCTTGTTTTAATAAGACAGGCATAAATGTGACAGTAAAATCCGTGCCATACGAGGAGTATGAATCACTTATCAAAAGCGGTAATTTTGATATGTATCTGGGTGAGGTAAGACTCTCAAACAATATGGACATCAGTCCGTTGCTTGCAGCCGGCGGGACGGCAGCCTTCAGCACTGTTCCAAATTCGTCCACTCTCTCGGCATTCAACGACTGGCGAAACGGTTATAAGGACATTGCTTATGTGGCTGATACCTTTGAAGCTGAAATGCCGTTTATTCCTCTTTGTTACCGCACAGGCCTTACCTCATATACAAAGGGGCTTACCGGGGTTCAATCAATGGACAACGATGTATTCTTCAATTTTGAAAAATGGAAGTAG
- a CDS encoding RNA binding S1 domain-containing protein (High confidence in function and specificity): MAVIKPEGWLLDTAENREALRSPANLLRAEEEGRTVEARALVCDSSHNLIVDLGCMKGIIPREEGALGLDDGTTRDIAVISRVNKAVCFKIISLPHPPDKMAVLSRRAAQEEAVRLYISKLKPGDIIDARVTHLEPFGCFVDIGCGIASLIPIDLISVSRIAHPRDRFRVGQDIRAVVKSVEGPSRVCLTHKELLGTWEENAANFTPGETVAGIVRSVESYGIFVELAPNLAGLAEPKEGVKPGQHASVFIKSLIPEKMKVKLIIVDAFDAEYKPEEPYYYITGDHIDRWVYSPPGCEKVIETVFK, encoded by the coding sequence ATGGCTGTTATCAAGCCTGAGGGATGGCTTTTGGACACCGCCGAAAACCGTGAGGCTCTGCGCAGCCCCGCAAATCTTTTAAGGGCTGAAGAGGAGGGCCGCACCGTTGAGGCGCGCGCGCTCGTATGTGACAGCTCGCACAATCTTATAGTCGATCTTGGATGCATGAAAGGTATCATTCCGCGTGAAGAAGGCGCGCTGGGTCTTGATGACGGCACGACAAGGGATATAGCCGTGATTTCAAGGGTAAATAAAGCCGTCTGCTTCAAAATAATAAGCCTGCCGCATCCGCCGGATAAGATGGCTGTATTATCCCGCCGTGCAGCGCAGGAAGAAGCCGTCAGGCTTTATATATCAAAGCTTAAACCTGGGGATATCATCGACGCCCGGGTCACACACCTTGAGCCGTTCGGCTGTTTCGTGGACATCGGATGTGGCATAGCCTCGCTTATCCCGATAGACCTTATTTCAGTTTCACGCATAGCTCATCCGCGCGATCGTTTCAGGGTCGGTCAGGATATACGCGCCGTCGTAAAATCAGTCGAAGGCCCGAGCCGCGTATGCCTGACGCATAAGGAGCTGCTGGGCACATGGGAGGAAAACGCAGCAAACTTCACGCCCGGAGAAACTGTTGCGGGGATTGTGCGTTCTGTTGAGAGCTACGGCATTTTCGTTGAGCTGGCGCCGAATCTGGCAGGGCTTGCTGAGCCGAAGGAAGGCGTCAAACCTGGTCAGCACGCAAGTGTATTCATCAAAAGCCTTATACCCGAAAAGATGAAAGTTAAACTTATTATTGTCGACGCTTTTGACGCGGAGTATAAGCCGGAAGAGCCTTATTATTACATAACCGGTGACCATATAGACAGATGGGTCTATTCTCCCCCCGGATGTGAAAAAGTTATTGAAACTGTTTTTAAGTGA
- a CDS encoding hypothetical protein (Family membership) — MDIAVGDIIVMKKNHPCGCNRFIVLRIGVDFKIKCEKCGHEVMTPRVKIVKKIKNVIKENTASDSSNA, encoded by the coding sequence ATGGATATAGCAGTCGGTGACATCATTGTAATGAAGAAAAACCACCCATGCGGTTGCAATAGGTTTATTGTGCTGCGCATCGGCGTAGATTTTAAAATTAAATGCGAGAAATGCGGCCATGAGGTGATGACACCTCGGGTCAAGATAGTAAAGAAAATAAAAAATGTCATTAAGGAAAATACAGCATCTGACAGCTCGAATGCCTGA
- the prfA gene encoding Peptide chain release factor 1 (High confidence in function and specificity) — MFEQLESAEERYNEITEKLAQPDVLSDKDKLKKLMLEHKNLGTLVEKYREYKNACQTEKDALEIIESKPERELREMAEEELAKARKDKERLTNELNILLLPRDKNDDKNVIMEIRGGAGGEEAALFAAELFRMYSMYAEHKGWKIEVLNLNETELGGIKEISFMIEGDGAYSRLKYESGVHRVQRVPETEASGRIHTSTVTVAVLPEVEDVEVEINPNDIQIDTFRSSGAGGQHINKTDSAIRITHIPTGIVVECQDERSQYKNKDKAMKVLRSRLYERQQREQEEKIAAERRSQVGTGDRSERIRTYNFPQGRVTDHRIGLTLYKIESILNGELDDIIEPLITAIQAEKLKQGGAIS; from the coding sequence ATGTTTGAACAGCTTGAAAGTGCAGAAGAAAGATATAATGAGATAACAGAAAAGCTCGCCCAGCCTGATGTGCTGAGCGATAAGGATAAACTGAAAAAATTAATGCTTGAGCATAAAAATTTGGGAACGCTCGTTGAAAAATACAGGGAATATAAAAATGCCTGCCAAACGGAAAAGGACGCACTGGAGATTATAGAGTCAAAGCCTGAACGCGAATTGCGGGAGATGGCGGAAGAGGAGCTTGCGAAAGCAAGAAAAGACAAAGAGCGGCTTACAAATGAGCTGAATATCCTCCTTCTGCCGCGAGACAAAAACGACGACAAAAACGTGATAATGGAGATAAGAGGCGGTGCAGGCGGAGAAGAGGCTGCCCTTTTTGCGGCTGAACTTTTCCGCATGTATTCTATGTATGCCGAGCATAAGGGATGGAAGATAGAGGTGCTGAACCTCAATGAAACTGAGCTTGGCGGTATCAAGGAAATCAGCTTTATGATTGAAGGGGACGGCGCATACAGCAGGCTCAAGTATGAGAGCGGCGTCCACAGGGTCCAGCGTGTCCCCGAGACCGAGGCGTCGGGGCGTATCCATACGTCAACCGTCACTGTCGCGGTTTTGCCGGAGGTAGAGGACGTCGAGGTCGAAATCAACCCGAATGACATTCAGATTGACACCTTCCGTTCAAGTGGTGCGGGCGGCCAGCACATCAACAAAACCGATTCTGCAATCCGCATTACGCATATACCCACTGGGATAGTTGTCGAATGCCAGGACGAGCGCAGCCAGTACAAGAACAAGGATAAAGCCATGAAGGTGCTTCGCTCAAGGCTTTACGAGCGCCAGCAAAGGGAGCAGGAAGAGAAGATTGCCGCCGAGAGAAGGTCGCAGGTCGGCACCGGAGACCGCAGCGAGCGTATCCGTACCTACAATTTCCCGCAGGGCAGAGTTACGGATCACCGCATAGGACTTACGCTTTATAAAATAGAGTCAATTTTAAACGGCGAGCTTGACGATATAATTGAGCCGCTCATCACTGCCATTCAGGCAGAAAAGCTCAAACAGGGCGGCGCCATAAGCTAA